From Quercus lobata isolate SW786 chromosome 1, ValleyOak3.0 Primary Assembly, whole genome shotgun sequence, one genomic window encodes:
- the LOC115995013 gene encoding PR5-like receptor kinase, with amino-acid sequence MTKSFNNKLGQRGYGCVYKGQLQDGCFMAVKVLEESKGNGEEFINEVASISRTSHVNIVTLKGFCSEGSKRALIYKLMPNGSLEKFIYKRNPSNFDHQLGWETLYNISRGLEYLHRGCNTQILHFDIKPHNILLDENFCPKISNFGLSKICPKEKSIISMVGARGTMRYIALEVFSRTFGEVSHKSNVYSYGMMVLEMVGGQKNVDVTVNFSSEIYFPHWIYKHLELNEELGLLRLLKEGHEDCARKMIIVSLWCIQIDPSNRPSMSRVVEMLEGSLNSLQIPPKPFLFSPPRRSLTNSSIEMLSIQ; translated from the coding sequence ATGACCAAGTcctttaataataaattaggCCAAAGGGGCTATGGTTGTGTCTATAAGGGGCAATTACAAGATGGTTGTTTTATGGCAGTGAAGGTTCTGGAAGAATCGAAAGGTAATGGAGAGGAATTCATTAATGAGGTTGCAAGTATTAGTAGGACTTCCCATGTTAACATTGTCACTCTTAAGGGCTTTTGCTCTGAGGGATCTAAAAGAGCTCTTATCTACAAGCTTATGCCTAATGGATCTCTTGAGAAGttcatatataaaagaaatcctTCGAATTTTGATCATCAACTGGGGTGGGAAACATTATACAACATTTCACGAGGCTTAGAGTACTTGCATAGAGGTTGTAAcacacaaattttgcattttgacaTAAAGCCTCACAACATTCTATTAGATGAGAACTTCTgtccaaaaatttctaattttggCCTCTCAAAAATATGTCCTAAAGAAAAGAGTATTATATCAATGGTGGGTGCAAGGGGGACCATGAGATATATAGCTCTGGAAGTGTTTAGTAGAACTTTTGGAGAGGTCTCTCACAAGTCAAATGTCTATAGCTATGGAATGATGGTCTTAGAAATGGTGGGAGGCCAAAAGAATGTTGATGTTACCGTTAATTTTTCAAGTGAAATATATTTTCCACATTGGATTTACAAGCATCTTGAACTAAATGAAGAATTGGGACTGCTCCGCCTTTTAAAGGAAGGACATGAAGACTGTGCAAGGAAGATGATAATAGTGAGTTTGTGGTGCATACAAATTGACCCCTCAAACCGACCATCAATGAGTAGGGTGGTGGAAATGTTGGAAGGGAGTCTTAACTCCTTGCAAATCCCCCCCAAACCTTTCCTATTTTCTCCACCAAGAAGATCATTGACGAATTCTTCAATTGAAATGTTATCAATACAATAG